The genomic interval TGACAGTATCCCATCCAGAAGCCGAACATCACGTCCGTCACGTTGTGCCGACCCAGCAGCACCCGGCTCAGACCCACCAGGCCGGCCCACAGAAAGACCAGGACCCTAAGGGGGGCCGCCAGCACCAGGTGCGCCAACAGGAAGCGCCCACACATGGCGGCACGCGTGGCGTGGCCAGACGGGAAGGAGTACCTGTCCACGGAGAAGGTGGCGAACATGTCCATGCGGTTATGAGCCGGCCGACGGCGACGCACCACGGCTTTAACCACGCCCACCAGGACCAGGTCCAGGAGGAGACctgagagagacgggggagagagaggggagagggagagggggagaggggagatgTGAGAAACAGAGCATTCATCACAGAGATGAGACAGAACATGGTATTCTTTAGAACCAGGATTGAAGTTAAGAGGTTTTGGGAATCGTTGAGTCTGCCACCTGATGCACAGATCTGATACCAAAATGAATTACCTGGTAAATCATCCAACACCTCCAGTGTGATGCTACAGGGGAGTTGGATGTCAACTGCAGCTAAGAAAAGGTAAAGAACccctgttttttcttcatttacagATTGCACAGGGATGGTAGTGATATTTTGTGATAATTCTCAAACCGCTCCACTCCACACTTACTCCGTCATCAGACCCACAGCTGACTGAAGCTCCTTCAAAAAGGTGGAGGTCATATATACAGCGGCAAACTTTGAGACAACCTCCCCTCACTCCCACAGAAACTTTATATAACCATGCTTTTATGTCACTCAAAATATGAGTTTGTCAAGTAAAAAACATTAGATGTTAAAATCTCTACACAGTGTGAGAAAAAATAACTACATATTTGGTGGCCTTTCTTCTTTtaacatgttaatgttttaatcTGATGTTTAGAAGATGATTCGGTTTTTTTAAGTccatttaaacataaaacacaaaattattAATTAGATCCTGATCATTTGATTTtggtgtttgaccacgcccctctgtggaaggggatgtggcttgggctttcttgcaccatacccaattgtttacagtaagaaggcagactcagagagcagaacaaacacctagctgtgggagtgtcacccacctcagggaggggttactgctctgatgtcataaagggaaaatctcccaaACAGcgtgtttgagcacacattttctgaatagTGGCGCatggaaaagatggagaggatggacttctcttataattttttttttttttttttgacaggctagggacacatattagtgttagcaaaacatggtaaagtgtattttgcataatatgtgaccttgtgATAATGTGGAACTTTGACCTCCTGATGTTACAACTTTTCAGAAAGCCAGAATTATTGCAGACTCTCTGTTTTCAGGGGTTTAACAACCCGCGCTCAATCCACACTCAGAGCTTTGGCTGTCTCTCTTTATGATGTTGAATGTTATGATGTGTTTAACATGAAGGTTACCCGGGTAAGGGACCTTATTTCTAAAAATGATCATTATTACAGACTGTCTCTGCCGGATCCTGATAGATTTGGACTCATTGAGAATtaaggaatgtttttttctctcacatatCCAGAACAAACATTGacttcctcttttttattttcccacacatcaatcaatcaatcaatcaatttttatttgtatagcatcaactcataacaagtgttatctcgagacactttacaaaaagcaggtaaaataccttactcattgtctgttaacattacaaaagagcaggtaaaaagaccttactcattgttatgttacaaaaagcaggtaaaagaccttacttattgctatgttacaaagatccggcctatccatcatgagcactttagcaaagcagcaaaagttacagtggtaagaaaaaactgccttattaaaaggcagaaatctttggccgGATCCCTGGCTCATgaagaaacagtcttcacaggtctagactgcgccGACATATCCTTCTAAAAAAGGTGTGCCACCTGGTTTACCTGAACAACCATTGTTAATTGCAAACAGCTCGGGCAGGTTAAACCAGTCTGTctttctgcagagagagagaagcagagactgtgttagtgatgtgtagttcgtgaacgattcgttcaaaacgaacgaatcatctgggtgaacgaactgaactgaatcacttactgaaaagagtcgttcatttctcaacttcagttgtgctctcctctctcccgtcccgtgtctctctctctagaccgtaagagtcactcaaagcccgccctccctcctctcctcagtcagtacagtgtgtgtgtgtgctctcgttCTCGTGtgtgagctctcgttcagtgaacgaactgaacagaacagtcggggaaaataaatgtgattgttttagcagctttcagtttgcaaactgtaactttatccaactaaattctcagctcattggtttattattcaccaccggctgttctcagtacgatcgcgagcagaactaagcgttcggccgtgtttcagcttattaaattctgattcacagacagagctgcggagaagtactgaacgattcggtgaacgaatcttttgaacgaatcactttactgaactgattctagtgattcagtacactgaaaagaactgcttttcacatcactagaCTGTGTTTACCACCAGACACTCGCGGAGGTTTACTCATTCATATTAATGAATGATGATCCCTGACAGATGTTTACTGGGAAAACAAGTCTTtatacaacatttttaatattctgtGTAGCCCTGAAGAAATCATCTATCATCCTCTGATTAATACCCCCACCCCTAAAAACAGCTTCTGCTACATCTCGCTTATTAATAATTGGAGAAGCATAGGGGGTTTCTCCGTCTATGTTCCTGTTTCTGTTACTACGTTTCTTCTATACAGTTTCTGAACTCTGGAGAGCGATACTTTTGGATATATTCAGCACAGTTTCCAGGAGCCTAAGGGCCTttcttcaaatacatttttcagtctAACAGCATCACAAGCAGTTTTACTCAACATAAAACAGAGAGGCACAGAGAGTCCTCCAACCAGCCACTGCTCAGAGACTGTTTCATAAGAGTCTTAGAATAAGAACAGACTGATGCACACATCTCCTGTGCAGAGTTTTGGGAGTAGAGGTCTTTACCAGGGTTGTCATGATATCAAAATttggatgacatgcaggaaagaagccacaggtcagctTTGAACCCAAGACACCTGctcggaggactacagcctctgtacatagaaCGCAACCTCACTGCTAGGCCATCTGGGCTTCACAATACGACGGCGGAACCAATCTTAAACGCTGTGACAGAGTTACATATTAATCCTTCAAACAGCACTTCAAACTGTAACTTAACATAGGACAAGTCAACGCCTCTACTGAAGCGTCCACCTCCAGAGTCCAGACTAAGAAGTAATGataaacattacagtctgttcttTTAATGATAAATGTTACTAAAGTATTGTGTAATTTCTTGTTTGTTATTACCAATAATTGGTAATTGGCATGCATGCATTGCCAAATATACcattcagacagtgtgcaggagttttctaTCAAcaggtaattaaaaacaagaaattatgcAATATTGGGTCTAGttctttgattttgttgttgtggtaacaaacaggtttATTGCTTGGTTTTTACTAGAATCCTATCAAagttaaaattctggtatcatgacaaccttGGAGGGTAGAAAACGTGCAGGTACAACAGCAGACAGAGATATGGAGAGGAGTGTGAAGATCAGAGGAGATCATCAGGTGGAGAGAGGATGACACCTGTGAGCTCTGACAGGAGAGCAGAACAGATACTGAGTGGTACCAAGACAGACAGGTGTCAGCCCCCAGCCCTCTTCCTCACAGACACAGATGCAGCAggtgtttttactttattttaccCATGAGCAGGTTGAGCATTACTTCCTGTCCCGCGGCGCTGTCGCTCTTATACAGACAGTATCCGGTCCCGAGCAGCCACGGTATCCCGTGTCCCGACACCTCGATCAGCTTCATGAGGGGCCTCACGCTCCCCCACGACGAGTCctcgcacgcacacacgccCAGCCGCTTGGACATCCACAGGTCGATGGCGAGAAGCGAGCTGAGCGCCACCCGCAGGAAGGAAGGGTTCAGCCGGATACCGTCCTCCTCCGGAAGCCCCTGACCGGAGCCCGTGGACGAGCTGGAGCCCCGGCGCCGAGTGGGGCTCTCTGAGGCCCGGAGGCGGGCGGTGGTGGGGTCGGAGCCCTGTCGCTGGAGCAGGAGCGGCGGCGGGGATGAGCGGTTCAGAGGCTTCGTCAGGGACATGAAGTCGTAGCGGCCGTTGGAGCCTCCGAGCACCGGGCTGCCTCCACTGCGGCCCGCCGGGCCCTTCGCTTTGGGAGACGGCATGATGACCGGGGGAGTACCGGGGGTGAACGTGGGGGACAACCGGGAAGGGGGGGAAGGGAGGAGGTGATGTGGTCTCTCTGCAGTGCTGTATCTCCTTCAGATCATCTGTTCTCACCATTCACATCACGTCCTAAAACACACAGCAAATCCGCCATCTTTGATGTTCTACCCGCAAAGACACTTGGGAAACTGTGTTTCTCAGTTCGCGGGACCGGTTTCCATGACAACGCACTGCCTcgataaaaaattaaatataaatacttttaaatgaaaatgtataaataagaaaaatcaactaataatacaaaaacgatcaatATATTTGACTAGGGTTCTTATTGCATTGTCAAAGCACTTAGTTAaacctttttccttttaaagcgctatacaaataaagttattattattattattattactttttcaaTCTTAACAACTGAAAAGACTGTCTTAACAACTATTAGTTTAATCAGTAGCCTATGAACAGTAACTTACACTCAAAGTGTATAAATCAATAATAAATTaaagcaatatagcaatattaATGTTTGGACTCAAAATTGCTTCATTGAATATTGTTGTCTCTATAGTTTTAGAGCTTGGTTTTGCACACATTAATAGTTTAGCTATACATTGCTTTTTAACTAATTTGTAAGAAAGCCACATGTGGACATGCATcaatacatacattttatttaacctggTTAACCTGGATAACTAATTATCTCTAGATCTCTAGAAACCCAGCGATGTTATCCAGAGATCACGAGATAAATAGGTCTAGATctgatgaaaacaacagaaatgtagCCTATTAATAAGGGCTTTCATACACTTGCAAAAACACCgtaacaaaaacattattacTCCTACTATCTAGGCTACTTTGTTATAGGCGGCTTCACATGTTAAATGTTAGTATTTTATATCTTAAACACAAAGTGATTATTGTAGAACAAAAACAGGTAGATTCACCTGTCATTGTTTTATGTAGAACTTTAGACTGTCATGCATTTACACAACATGGATACACTTTAGACTGTTACTTTCCGaaaaagttattatttttcatatttctgatAATATTAAAGTAATTTAGGTTACTATAATCTTTAAAACAATATAACACATTATAGAAAAGTCGTACCTTGACGCCTCTTCTTTGACATACGGCGTTATCACTAAGCCCCGCCTAGTTCCGGGTCCCGTCACGTTGTCAGCTGAGATAGGTTACCAGTGTAGATTTGACATGCCACTGGCTTGTATCAGGTGATATGAAGTAAGTACATACTTTTAGACTGTGGGGGGCAGCATTACACTCTACAGTGTACAGCCTGCCGGGAAACTActagaaggagaagaagaagaagaagaagaagcgatTAGCAGCGCAGATTCTTTCTGTGGTTCTTCTGCTTTCTGACCGACACACGGAGACAACATGCCGGGACTTCTGCTTGGAGATGAGTTTCCAAACTTCGAGGCCGACACCACTGTCGGCCGGATCCACTTCCACGACTTCCTGGGCAGCTCGTGAGTGCGCAGCATCCAAAGAACCCTCGTGTCCCGTGACATAATGTTAGTTTGTTTAGAGATGTGTTTGTATCACAgacagctgcaggagagagggTCTGTTTCAGTAGACACCTCTGAAGTCAAAGATGACCTTTTAACagtttaaaaggttttaaaaatgcagcagCTGCTGATTCACGCACACAGTTACACAATGTGCCTCTGCTCGGTTAGACAATGAACcgtaataaataaagtttattattgGAGATGTAGAGACAGATCATACAGAGAGGTGTCTTTATAATGTGCTTCAGCCAACAGAGCACAGTGtgcattttgtgttgttttgtctgtttagtGAGTGTGAACCTGATCTGTGCAGTTTATGtaacagcagaaacaaaagacacacacacacacacacacacacacacacacacacacacacacacacacacacacacacacacacacacacacacacacacacacacacacacacacacacacacacacttcagtgtGTTCCGCTCCAGAACCTCCATTCAGACTTTTCCCATTCATCAGACCATGAAGAGTTTTGAAAgaacttttaaaaagtgttttttttgtgcaaaatcagaataattctacaattcacttagcgaCGTATAATGTAACCACCTTTAGCCTATATCTGAATAAATCCTGCTGATGAATCACATCTTTATGAAGGGATCTGTAAAAGTTAACAAACCGGTAGAGCTCA from Labrus mixtus chromosome 3, fLabMix1.1, whole genome shotgun sequence carries:
- the plpp6 gene encoding polyisoprenoid diphosphate/phosphate phosphohydrolase PLPP6; this translates as MPSPKAKGPAGRSGGSPVLGGSNGRYDFMSLTKPLNRSSPPPLLLQRQGSDPTTARLRASESPTRRRGSSSSTGSGQGLPEEDGIRLNPSFLRVALSSLLAIDLWMSKRLGVCACEDSSWGSVRPLMKLIEVSGHGIPWLLGTGYCLYKSDSAAGQEVMLNLLMGLLLDLVLVGVVKAVVRRRRPAHNRMDMFATFSVDRYSFPSGHATRAAMCGRFLLAHLVLAAPLRVLVFLWAGLVGLSRVLLGRHNVTDVMFGFWMGYCQYNLVEMMWLSLQALQGMLGMEV